AACCCGCCGGGCGGCGACACCGGAACCGGACAGCAGCCCCCGTCCGGCCAGACGGTGCAGCAGGCTCTGGGCGACGCACAGCAGGCCTACGAGGAGGGCGAGAAGGCGCGCACCTCGGGCGACTGGGCCGGTTACGGCGAGGCCCAGAAGAAGCTCAAGGCGGCGCTGGACCGTGCGGCGAAGGCGTCCCAGAAGGGCGGCAAGCCGGCCGGCTGACCCCGCCGTCCGCCCCCTGGCCCCGTGGCCGCCGGTTCGTGCCGGCGGCCACGGAGCAGCCGCGGTGGTCCGGGCCGTCCCGCTGCCGTGATACGTTGAGGACACAACGACGCGGGGTGGAGCAGCTCGGTAGCTCGCTGGGCTCATAACCCAGAGGTCGCAGGTTCAAATCCTGTCCCCGCTACCAAAGACGAAGGCCCGGATCTTCAGGGATCCGGGCCTTCGTCATGTCTTCATGCCGTCGTCCCGTCATGTCTTCGGGTTCGTTACCGGTCAAAGCCGGGTCGCGCGGCAGATGTGGGGTAGGTGTGTGCTTGAGTTTGCCAAGTCGTCGTGTCGGGAAGTCGACAAACCGCTGAAGTGACCTCACTGGCTGCGGTATACCAGGTGTACGCGGGTTACAGGTGATGCGACGATGGGTCTTATGGGGGACAAGGCAAGGTTGTTGGAGACGGACCGGTTTGTGCATGCGCCCGACGACGGGCGCGAATCCGAGCTGCCGATCGACGCGATGGAGGCCGCGGAGGCCGCCGAAGCGTCCGATGCCGTGACCGAGTCCGGCCACCGCCGGGCCGCCGAGGCGGGCGACACCGCCGCCATGAGCGCGCTCGGCGCGATGCTGCTGCGCCGCGGTGACCTCGACGGCGCCGAGTCGCATCTGCGTTCCGCGGCCGCCGCCGGCGACCGCGCCGCGGCCAACAACCTCGGCGTACTGCTGCACCAACGGGGCTACGGGGACGAGGCGGCGGGCTGGTGGCGGATCGCGGCCGTCGCGGGCTCCGCCGCCGCGGCGCACGCTCTCGGGCGCCACTACCGCGAGCGCGGCGACGAGCCGGCCGCCGAGTACTGGCTGCGCCAGTCCGCCGAGTCCGGGCACTGCCTGGGCGCGTACGCCTTGGCCGACCTGCTGGAGCACCGCGGTGACATCGGCGCCGAGCGCTGGTTCCGTACGGCCGCCGAGCGCGGCCACCGTGAGGCCGCGTACCGCCTGGCCCGGCTCATCGAGGACGGCCGCGACACGGACCGGCGCGCGGTCCCCGCGTACGGCGAGCTGAACCGGCAGGAGGAGGCCGAGCAGTGGTACCGCCAGGCCGCCGCGCGGGGCCACCGGCGGGCCGCGCTGCAGCTCGGTGCGCTGCTGGAGGACCGTGGCGACGTCCAGGAGGCGGGCCGTTGGTACCTCTCCGCCGCCAAGGACGGCGAGGCGCGCGCGGCCTGTGCGCTGGGCTTCCTGCTGCGTGACGCGGGGGACGAGGAGAGCGCCGCCGAATGGTGGCGGCGGGCGGCCCAGGACGGCGATGGCAACGCTGCCAACGCCCTGGGAGCGCTGCACGCCGACCGCGGCGAACTGCAGACCGCCGAGCGCTGGTACCGCGTCGCGCTGGACGCCGGGGACGTCAACGGTGCCTACAACATCGGGCTGCTCTGCGCCGAGCAGGGCCGGGAGGGGCGCGGCGAGCAGTGGTACCGCCGGGCCGCCTACGCCGGGCACCGCGAGGCCGCCAACGCGCTGGCCATCCTGCTGCTGCAGCGCGGTGACGCCGCGGGAGCCGAGCCGTGGTTCTCCAAGGCGGCCGAGGCGGGCAGCGTCGATGCCGCGTTCAACCTCGGCATCCTCTTCGCCGGGCGCGGCGCGGAGCGTATGGCGCACACCTGGTACGAGCGGGCGGCCGCGGCCGGGCACACGGAGGCGGCCCTCCAGGTCGCCATCGTGCAGCTGCGGGACGGTGCGCTGCAGGACGCGGAGCGCAATCTGCGCTGTGCGGCGAGCGGCGGCAGTTCCGAGGCGGCCTTCCGGCTCGCGGACCTGCTCGACCGCCGGGCGGCGGCCGCGGGCGAGGGGCTGGCGGACAGCGAGCGCACGGCGGACGACGAGAGCGTGCAGTGGTACGAGCGGGCCGCCCGCCAGGGGCACCGGCGCGCCCAGGTCCGGGTCGGCATGTTCGCGGCGGCCCGTGGGGATGCCGTCGAGGCCGCCGAGTGGTACCGCGCGGCGGCCGAGGCGGGCAGCCGCAACGGCGCCTTCAACCTCGGGCTGCTGCTGGCCCGTGAGGGCAGCCTTCCCGAGGCCGCCCTGTGGTGGCAGCGCGCCGCCGAGACCGGCCATGGCCGGGCGGCGCTGCGGCTGGCGCTGCTCGCCGCCCGGCGCGGCGCGCTCGCGGAGGCGCAGAGCTGGTGTGCGCGCGCCGTCGAGCTGGGGCCGCCGGAGGTGGCGGAGCGTGCGGCGCGGCTGCGGGCGGCGCTCCAGGAAGAGCTCAGCGCGTAGCGGACGCCCCACGGGTATCCGGGAGGCCCGGGGACCGGTCCACAGGGTCGGGTCCCGGGCCGCGCGGAAGGAATTTGCGCTGGTCGTCGGCCCGGGGTTAAAGTAAGGGCAACAACGGCGCGGGGTGGAGCAGCTCGGTAGCTCGCTGGGCTCATAACCCAGAGGTCGCAGGTTCAAATCCTGTCCCCGCTACTGAAGACGAAGGCCCGGATCCTCAGGGATCCGGGCCTTCGTCATGCGTGCCGCCGTGCTTACCCCGGAATCCGGCGGCCGACCGCTTCCGCGTAGGGGTTGTGGTCGGCTTCCGCGCAGATGCTGCGGTCGACGGCCGGTTCTCCGGCAGTGGGCCGTCCCTGGCGATGCCGGCCTCGCGGTAGGCCTTCTGGAGCCGGTTCTCGCCGCAACGGGGTGCTCCCTGAGGAGTGCGGACAGGGTGCCGCCGTCGCGCGGGGCCCGGGGGGCGCCGCACGAGCCCGGTGGCCGGAAAGTGCGGTGCGCCGACGATATGACGTTCCGTCAGATTCGGGCAGGGGTCGTGCGGGCAGGGGTGCGGGGTGAGCTGATGCACGGGACGGGGCGGGATGCGGGGTGGGTCGATGGTGCGGGACGGGCCGGTGTGGGGTGCGGTGACGGGAGTGCGGTCGGCGGGCCGGCCGGGCGCACGAAGGAGCCCGCGGCCGGGTGGGCGCGGGCTCGACGGTGCGTATGGCGTGACGCGGTGCGCGGGAGGTCCGGGCGGGGGCCGGTGTGCTCCGGCGTCAGGACGGGGCGCTGCAGGTGGGGCAGATGCCCCGGTAGGTCACGGTGACCTCGGAGACCTGGAAGCCGTAGCGCTCCGGCTCGGGCAGGGCCGAGAGCGGGTCGCCCTGGACGTGGACGTCGCGGATCGTGCCGCACCGCGAGCAGATCAGGTGCTGGTGGTCGTGGTGGGCGTTGGGGTCGTAGCGCTTGGCCCGGCCGTCCGTGCTCACCTCGATCACCTCACCGAGCGAGACCAGCTCGCCCAGGGTGTTGTAGACCGTGGCTCGGGAGATCTCGGGGAGCCGGTCGGAAGCCAGCGCGTGCACCTCGTCGGCGGTGTAGTGGACGTGGTCCCCGTCGAGGACCTCGGCGACGACGCGTCGCTGCGCGGTCAGCCGCCAGCCGCGTCCTCGGAGCCGTTCCAGCAGGTCACTCATGCCATTCACCTATCAGTCAGATAAAGCCAGGGTAGCAGTGGTAGGTCCATCACCGGATCGAGTACTGCTTTCGCATTCTTCTTGACTTAGACATTGTCCAATGTAGGATCGTGATCGGCGCAAGCCAAGGGCAGGTGTAGAAGACTTTCCAGGAGGCGCACGTGTCGGTAGAGAGCACCACCGGACCGCTGACCACGGAGTCCGGGGCTCCGGTCGGGGACAACCAGAACAGCGAGACGGCCGGCATCGGCGGTCCCGGCCTCATCCAGGACCAGCTCCTGATCGAAAAGCTCGCGCACTTCAACCGCGAGCGCATCCCGGAGCGCATCGTGCACGCCCGCGGCGCCGCCGCGTACGGGACGTTCACGGTGACCGCGGATGTGACCAAGTACACCCGCGCCCACTTCCTCTCCGAGGTCGGCAAGCAGACCGAGACCTTCCTGCGCTTCTCCACCGTCGCGGGCAACCTCGGCTCGGCCGACGCGGTGCGTGACCCGCGCGGTTTCGCGCTGAAGTTCTACACCGAAGAGGGCAACTACGACCTCGTCGGCAACAACACCCCGGTGTTCTTCATCAAGGACGCCATCAAGTTCCCCGACTTCATCCACACCCAGAAGCGCGACCCGTACACCGGCTCGCAGGAGGCGGACAACGTCTGGGACTTCTGGGGCCTGTCGCCGGAGTCCACCCATCAGGTCACCTGGCTGTTCGGAGACCGCGGCATCCCCGCCTCCTACCGCCACATGAACGGCTACGGCTCGCACACCTTCCAGTGGAACAACGCCGCCGGTGAGGTCTTCTGGGTCAAGTACCACTTCAAGACCGACCAGGGAATCAAGAACCTCACCCAGGCCGAGGCCGACAAGCTCGCCGGTGAGGACGCCGACAGCCACCAGCGCGATCTGCGCGAGTCCATCGAGCGGGGCGACTTCCCGAGCTGGACCGTCCAGGTGCAGATCATGCCCGAGGCCGAAGCGGCCAACTACCGCTTCAACCCGTTCGACCTGACCAAGGTCTGGCCGCACGAGGACTACCCGCCGATCGAGATCGGCAAGCTGGAGCTCAACCGCAACCCGCAGAACATCTTTGCCGAGGTCGAGCAGTCGATCTTCTCCCCGCACCACTTCGTGCCGGGTATCGGCCCGTCCCCCGACAAGATGCTCCAGGGCCGTCTCTTCGCCTACGGCGACGCGCACCGCTACCGCGTCGGCATCAACGCCGACCACCTCCCGGTGAACCGCCCGCACGCCACCGAGGCGCGCAGCCACGGCCGGGACGGTGTGCTCTACGACGGCCGGCACGCGGGCGCGAAGAACTACGAGCCCAACAGTTTCGGCGGTCCGAACGAAACCGGCCGCCCCCTGTGGCAGCCGGCCACCGTGACCGGCCCCACCGGAGAGCAGGCCGCGCCCTCGCACGCCGAGGACACCGACTTCGTCCAGGCCGGCACCCTCTACCGCCTGATGTCGGAGGACGAGAGGGAGCGCCTGATCGACAACCTGGCGGGCTTCATCTCCAAGGTCTCCCGCGATGACATCGCCCAGCGGGCGATCGAGAACTTCCGCAAGGCGGACGCGGACTACGGCAAGCGGCTGGAGGCCGCGGTCCAGGCCCTGCGCGGCTGAACTCGCCTTTGCGGCTAAGCCTCCCCCAGCTACCGACGGGAGGTGCCCCCAGCCGCTCTCGCGGAGGTGGTGGCGCGCCGTGGGGGTTGCTCGATTGCCGCTGCCGTAGGTAAGCGGAGAGGCCGGATGCCATGGGGCTCCGGCCTCTTTGTGCGGGTGGCTCCGGGGTGTTCGCCGCCGGAGCCGTTCGCGGTTCAGGCCGGTACGGCGTCGGTCCGCTCGGCGTCGGCCCGTTCCGTGGCGGCCGACCAGCAGCGGATGATGTCGCGTACGGACACCACGCCGACCGGTTCATGGTCGTTGAGCACGATCAGATGGCGGAAGCCGCCGCGCACCATGGCGTCCGCGGCGTCGTCGAGGGTCCAGTGCGGAGCGGCGAAGACCACGTCCGAGGTGGTGTGGGTCTGGGCGGTCTCCCGGTCGGGGTTCTCGCCCGCGCCGAGGGAATTGAGGATGTCGCGCTCGGTGAGGATGCCGATACCGCTGTTGTCGTTGTCGAGGACCACGGCCGCGCCGATGCGGCGGGCCGCCATCAGCTGAGCCGCCTGTCGGAGGGTGTGAGCGGGCCCGATGGTGAGGACCACCGTGCTCATGGCGTCTTTGACGTGCATGGGCATGGAGTGGAGCCACCTCCTTGGTGAATGTGCCTTGCGAAGGGATTCACAAGTTCACAAAGTGGGGGATTCTCATGTTCACATGCCGGTGTCGATGCAACAAGGGGCAACTGCGGGACGGGTGTCCGAATATCCGCCCCGCCGCAGGTCAACGCCGCAAGGTCAGCGCGGGGAGTCGCCGAGATAGCCCAGCAGGTCCTCGTGCAGCAGGCCGTTGGAGGCCGCCGCGTTGCCGCTGTGCGGGCCCGGCTTGCCGTCCAGCCCGGTGAACTGCCCGCCGGCCTCCTTCACGACCACCGCGCACGCCGCCATGTCCCACAGCGAGAGCTCCGGCTCCGCGCAGATGTCCACCGATCCCTCGGCGATCATCATGTACGGCCAGAAGTCCCCGTAGCCGCGGGTGCGCCAGCAGTCCCGGCTCAGGTCGAGGAAACCGGGCAGCTTGCCGCGCTCCTCCCAGCCGGTCAGCGACGAGTAGGCGAACGAGGCGTCCTGGATGCGGCCGACCTGCGAGACCTGCAGCCGGGTCGCGGAGGTCAGGCTGCGGCCGGTGAAGGCCCCCAGGCCGTCGGCGGCCCACCAGCGGCGGTTGAGCGCCGGGGCGGAGACGATGCCGACCACCGGGCGGTCGCCGCTCTCGCCGCGCTCCATCAGCGCGATCAGCGTCGCCCAGACCGGTACTCCGCGGACGTAGTTCTTCGTGCCGTCGATCGGGTCGATGATCCAGCGCCGGGGCCCCGTGCCCTCGCTGCCGAACTCCTCGCCGAGCACGGCATCGCGTGGCCGGGCCCGCTGGAGCTGGCCGCGGATCAGCTCCTCGGCGGCCTTGTCCGCCTCGCTCACCGGTGTCATGTCCGGTTTGGTCTCGACCTTGAGGTCGAGTGCCTTGAAGCGCTCCATGGTGGCGGCGTCCGCGGCGTCCGCGAGAACATGGCCGAGGCGAAGATCATCGTGATAGTCGGGCATGGGCGAACAGTATCGATTGGTCTACGCAGGAGCCACACGGCCATGCGCCGCCGGGCGTGTGACAGCCTCGGGGCCCCCGGTGCGCAGGTGCCGCGACGACCCTTGACAGTGTCTGGCGCCGCGTCAATTCTGTGCGCACACCGGCCACCTGGGCTGGCGGCCGGGGAGGCGACGGATGCCCGCAGCGCGTGAATCCCTGCTCGATGCCGCCTACACGGCGCTGACGCAACGCGCCTGGACGGCCATCCGGATGGTGGATGTCGCGGCCGCCGCCGGTGTCTCCCGGCAGACGCTCTACAACGAGTTCGGCAGCAAGGAAGGGCTGGCCCGCGCCCTGGTCCGCCGGGAGACCGAGAACTACCTCGCCGGGGTCGCCCG
This portion of the Streptomyces sp. 2114.4 genome encodes:
- a CDS encoding catalase — translated: MSVESTTGPLTTESGAPVGDNQNSETAGIGGPGLIQDQLLIEKLAHFNRERIPERIVHARGAAAYGTFTVTADVTKYTRAHFLSEVGKQTETFLRFSTVAGNLGSADAVRDPRGFALKFYTEEGNYDLVGNNTPVFFIKDAIKFPDFIHTQKRDPYTGSQEADNVWDFWGLSPESTHQVTWLFGDRGIPASYRHMNGYGSHTFQWNNAAGEVFWVKYHFKTDQGIKNLTQAEADKLAGEDADSHQRDLRESIERGDFPSWTVQVQIMPEAEAANYRFNPFDLTKVWPHEDYPPIEIGKLELNRNPQNIFAEVEQSIFSPHHFVPGIGPSPDKMLQGRLFAYGDAHRYRVGINADHLPVNRPHATEARSHGRDGVLYDGRHAGAKNYEPNSFGGPNETGRPLWQPATVTGPTGEQAAPSHAEDTDFVQAGTLYRLMSEDERERLIDNLAGFISKVSRDDIAQRAIENFRKADADYGKRLEAAVQALRG
- a CDS encoding Fur family transcriptional regulator, whose amino-acid sequence is MSDLLERLRGRGWRLTAQRRVVAEVLDGDHVHYTADEVHALASDRLPEISRATVYNTLGELVSLGEVIEVSTDGRAKRYDPNAHHDHQHLICSRCGTIRDVHVQGDPLSALPEPERYGFQVSEVTVTYRGICPTCSAPS
- a CDS encoding SEL1-like repeat protein, whose amino-acid sequence is MGLMGDKARLLETDRFVHAPDDGRESELPIDAMEAAEAAEASDAVTESGHRRAAEAGDTAAMSALGAMLLRRGDLDGAESHLRSAAAAGDRAAANNLGVLLHQRGYGDEAAGWWRIAAVAGSAAAAHALGRHYRERGDEPAAEYWLRQSAESGHCLGAYALADLLEHRGDIGAERWFRTAAERGHREAAYRLARLIEDGRDTDRRAVPAYGELNRQEEAEQWYRQAAARGHRRAALQLGALLEDRGDVQEAGRWYLSAAKDGEARAACALGFLLRDAGDEESAAEWWRRAAQDGDGNAANALGALHADRGELQTAERWYRVALDAGDVNGAYNIGLLCAEQGREGRGEQWYRRAAYAGHREAANALAILLLQRGDAAGAEPWFSKAAEAGSVDAAFNLGILFAGRGAERMAHTWYERAAAAGHTEAALQVAIVQLRDGALQDAERNLRCAASGGSSEAAFRLADLLDRRAAAAGEGLADSERTADDESVQWYERAARQGHRRAQVRVGMFAAARGDAVEAAEWYRAAAEAGSRNGAFNLGLLLAREGSLPEAALWWQRAAETGHGRAALRLALLAARRGALAEAQSWCARAVELGPPEVAERAARLRAALQEELSA
- a CDS encoding cyclic nucleotide-binding/CBS domain-containing protein yields the protein MHVKDAMSTVVLTIGPAHTLRQAAQLMAARRIGAAVVLDNDNSGIGILTERDILNSLGAGENPDRETAQTHTTSDVVFAAPHWTLDDAADAMVRGGFRHLIVLNDHEPVGVVSVRDIIRCWSAATERADAERTDAVPA
- the hisN gene encoding histidinol-phosphatase yields the protein MPDYHDDLRLGHVLADAADAATMERFKALDLKVETKPDMTPVSEADKAAEELIRGQLQRARPRDAVLGEEFGSEGTGPRRWIIDPIDGTKNYVRGVPVWATLIALMERGESGDRPVVGIVSAPALNRRWWAADGLGAFTGRSLTSATRLQVSQVGRIQDASFAYSSLTGWEERGKLPGFLDLSRDCWRTRGYGDFWPYMMIAEGSVDICAEPELSLWDMAACAVVVKEAGGQFTGLDGKPGPHSGNAAASNGLLHEDLLGYLGDSPR